A genomic stretch from Chelmon rostratus isolate fCheRos1 chromosome 14, fCheRos1.pri, whole genome shotgun sequence includes:
- the pho gene encoding phoenix, whose amino-acid sequence MTGERNSLTWTQSDTMAEAALEKSCHAVLEMSPPDYMAKISRFLESSVEPSKQDPLSNEPAGAESDSGESLFITQKPVPEAARPRRRRRCTLRSDPTSPRHLQESESDSSSSASQAESRTDKERRRTKYTLHRYSFPFLSGRRQKPESTLLHVKQNTSLHNSAMGGFFKCVRELWGGDQRGDDVESSPPTLDMDGDCISPLSEEEEERSQDEDIKVVERRCLVAPSRARRQQSWCKQLKQEKRKEAGNARQETSQGKQCKTLHKIPATASILRATPLCLDTESAEDGESSCGGLVERERINEPVTSDENLLAQMETPKTKRHLSRENKKILFQQKAKEEEPCNDSDATVFEPQTLQRSPSKYTQKAREASTPAAAEPHTEVLHIDDLSKTGQTEDKPESQNLFHSLPVLFSDPDNDSTCNETKVKKRTHDSVEEENRQSQVEPDDLHHVKTVEVEETPSLSGDNRAEPLASQTSDELEFNERNRGANSSHVDPIVRQQVDKHLESDVTMEDSVCSVSCKVETGGKKKKKRIRSDEDVEQLQSSTAGAETQMKKKKRKKEETIVDAEEREEEEASGNGLENTATSEETESSYVKRKKHKKKQQFSNHAAQGGEEGGEVSFSNDALTLDESTVVLLKKKKKKAFFEGLDDSHTLEESKKDKDEHNTQQTKDSLEDQTAELVTKKKKKKNKMRSGRNISEDSVAQSDDSVSARKKEKKRTSSFLVADAEENDAQTHSEQKSPSHSVDARVRGAEKPAVSAGDLETESAEITGKLEESSDGVRKKKRKRKRKTSAQQDSAEKDHEQDFEEMDKTCQSALSQLLTPMEKVESAADVGNSATEEDVASKKKKKKKREEETCRVMLDPQSAAEYTESEKSSLNTCSSVSRKKKGKHLTFSSDAKGKHGHSADVSHDGTSDQDNKETLNVAEQASQSPQTPGNQALNDIRDKRKKMKSPGKILLEGKMSSKSAELEPRENKKKQRSKQSAVISSSPVLSQTSLSSKMSSSDRVMKNKHLIVKRTLYNPSGDFFTDD is encoded by the exons ATGACAGGAGAGCGCAATTCTCTAACTTGGACTCAATCTGATACCATGGCCGAGGCTGCACTAGAGAAGTCATGCCACGCTGTCCTAGAAATGTCCCCTCCAGACTATATGGCGAAAATATCGCGGTTTCTTGAGTCTTCTGTGGAACCGAGCAAACAGGATCCACTATCTAATGAACCTGCTGGAGCAGAAAG tgattcGGGTGAGAGCTTGTTCATAACTCAGAAGCCAGTACCTGAGGCTGCGAGACCACGAAGGCGACGTCGCTGCACCCTCAGGTCAGACCCCACATCTCCCCGACATCTACAGGAAAGTGAAAGCGACTCTTCATCGTCCGCTTCCCAGGCTGAATCCAGAactgacaaagagaggagaagaacgaaatacacactgcacagaTACAGTTTCCCTTTCCTGTCGGGGAGGAGGCAGAAGCCTGAAAGCACCCTGTTACATGTCAAGCAGAACACAAGCCTTCAT aaTTCTGCGATGGGAGGCTTCTTTAAATGTGTCAGAGAGCTGTGGGGGGGCGATCAAAGAGGAGATGATGTGGAGTCATCTCCACCAACACTTGACATGGATGGAGATTGCATATCTCCACTGTCAGA agaagaagaagaaaggtcACAGGATGAGGACATCAAAGTGGTG GAAAGGAGGTGTTTGGTGGCACCATCAAGAGCAAGGCGCCAACAAAGCTGGTGCAAGCAGTTAAAacaagagaagaggaaggaagctgGTAATGCCAGACAAGAGACTTCACAAGGAAAACAATGCAAGACGTTGCATAAAATACCAGCGACTGCATCCATATTGAGGGCTACACCGCTGTGTTTGGACACAGAGAGCGCTGAGGATGGTGAGTCTTCTTGCGGAGGTCTGGTCGAGAGGGAGAGGATAAATGAACCCGTAACAAGTGACGAAAACCTTCTAGCCCAAATGGAAACACCAAAGACTAAGAGGCACCTTAGCCGAGAAAACAAGAAGATtctttttcagcaaaaagcaaaggaggaagagcCGTGCAACGACAGTGATGCTACAGTTTTTGAGCCACAGACGCTACAGAGAAGTCcaagcaaatacacacagaaggCCAGAGAAGcatccacacctgctgcagcagagcctcaCACTGAAGTTCTGCACATAGATGATCTTTCcaagacaggacagacagaggacaaaCCTGAAAGCCAAAATCTCTTCCACAGTCTCCCAGTTCTTTTCAGTGACCCCGATAATGACAGTACATGCAATGAAACCAAGGTAAAGAAGAGAACACATGACAGcgtagaagaagaaaacaggcaGAGTCAGGTAGAGCCAGATGATCTGCATCATGTAAAAACTGTGGAGGTCGAGGAGACTCCCAGCCTGTCGGGGGATAACAGAGCCGAGCCTCTGGCCTCACAGACGAGTGACGAGCTGGAGTTTAATGAAAGAAATCGTGGGGCGAACTCGTCACATGTTGATCCCATAGTGAGACAGCAAGTGGATAAACACTTGGAATCGGATGTAACAATGGAGGattctgtgtgttcagtgagcTGTAAGGTGGAGACTGgaggcaagaagaagaagaagaggataAGAAGTGATGAGGATGTTGAGCAGTTACAGTCCAGCACAGCTGGTGCTGAGACccagatgaaaaagaaaaaaaggaaaaaagaagagacgATTGTAGATGCAGAGGAACGCGAAGAAGAGGAAGCATCAGGAAATGGTTTAGAAAATACTGCGACCTCTGAAGAAACAGAGTCCAGTtatgtcaaaagaaaaaagcacaaaaagaagCAACAGTTTTCTAACCATGCTGCTCAAGGTGGAGAAGAGGGTGGAGAAGTGAGCTTTTCTAATGATGCTCTAACCTTGGACGAAAGTACAGTGGTGTtattgaagaagaagaagaagaaagcttTCTTTGAGGGGCTGGATGACTCTCACACTCTtgaagaaagcaaaaaggaTAAAGATGAACATAATACTCAGCAAACAAAAGACAGCCTTGAAGACCAAACTGCTGAACTGGTGActaagaaaaagaagaagaaaaataaaatgagatccGGCAGGAACATCTCTGAAGACAGTGTGGCACAAAGCGATGATTCAGTGTCTGCGcggaaaaaggaaaagaagaggaccTCGTCCTTCCTCGTTGCTGATGCAGAGGAAAATGAtgctcagacacacagtgagcagAAGTCTCCTTCACACTCTGTGGATGCTCGTGTCCGGGGTGCAGAAAAACCTGCTGTCAGCGCGGGGGATCTTGAGACAGAATCAGCAGAAATCACAGGAAAGTTGGAGGAATCTAGCGATGGGgtcaggaaaaagaaaaggaagaggaagaggaagacgtCAGCACAGCAGGACAGCGCAGAAAAAGATCACGAGCAGGATTTTGAGGAAATGGACAAAACATGTCAAAGTGCTTTGAGTCAGTTGCTTACCCCCATGGAAAAAGTGGAAAGTGCAGCTGATGTGGGCAATTCTGCGACTGAAGAGGATGTGGCGtcgaaaaagaagaaaaagaaaaagcgtGAAGAGGAGACGTGCCGTGTGATGCTAGATCCACAATCTGCTGCAGAATATACTGAATCAGAAAAATCTTCACTGAATACCTGCAGCTCAGTTTCACGcaagaaaaaaggcaaacatcTGACCTTTTCTTCGGATGCAAAGGGCAAACATGGACACAGTGCTGACGTATCCCATGATGGTACTTCTGACCAAGACAACAAGGAGACTCTGAATGTGGCTGAACAAGCTTCACAATCTCCACAGACACCTGGAAACCAGGCATTAAATGACATCAgggacaagaggaagaaaatgaaatccCCTGGTAAGATTCTGCTTGAGGGGAAAATGTCGAGCAAGTCTGCTGAATTAGAGCCccgagaaaacaaaaagaagcaaaggAGTAAGCAATCCGCTGTCATATCCAGCAGCCCGGTGTTATCACAGACTTCTCTCTCATCCAAAATGTCATCTTCAGACCGGGTCATGAAAAACAAGCACTTAATAGTGAAGCGGACGCTTTACAATCCAAGTGGGGACTTCTTTACAGACGATTAG
- the c14h11orf54 gene encoding ester hydrolase C11orf54 homolog: MAEISRTEKVQLHAPDLEELRGVLQTGLENNFAEVQVRVVECPDLTKEPFQFPVKGLCGSPRITDVGGVPYLVPLVQKHKEYDMNTVSKEVELPGAFILGAAGAPSRVIGMNAELMPVVLTEAEGRPAVNRSYFSSINPADGQCLQEKYSDKFSDCSFGLLGNLYACEGKPGKVIEVRARKRTGGHSLVTALRNTLEGRYPDKSLALGGTFVIQKGKAKIHIMPREFSACPLNTNDDVNNWLKHFEVSAPLICQSVLVSRDPGLDLRVEHTHCFSHHGEGGHYYIDTTPDTVEYLGYFMPAEFVYRIDRPKETHAVGRD, translated from the exons ATGGCAGAGATCAGCAGAACGGAAAAGGTCCAGCTGCACGCCCCAGATCTAGAGGAGCTGCGTGGTG TATtacaaactggactggaaaacAACTTTGCTGAAGTTCAGGTGCGTGTTGTTGAGTGCCCAGATCTCACCAAGGAGCCCTTCCAGTTTCCTGTCAAAG GCCTGTGTGGAAGTCCTCGCATCACTGATGTCGGTGGTGTGCCGTACTTGGTCCCCTTGGTTCAGAAACACAAG gAATACGACATGAACACCGTATCAAAGGAGGTGGAGCTGCCGGGAGCCTTCATCCTGGGTGCAGCAGGAGCCCCCTCCAGAGTTATTGGAATGAATGCAGAG CTGATGCCTGTGGTTCTGACCGAAGCAGAGGGAAGGCCTGCGGTGAACCGCAGCTACTTCTCCTCCATCAATCCAGCTGATGGCCAGTGTCTGCAAGAGAAATACAGCGACAAAttctctgactgcagctttggACTGCTGGGCAATCTGTACGCTTGTGAAGGGAAGCCTGGCAAG GTCATAGAGGTGCGAGCCCGGAAGAGGACAGGAGGCCACAGTCTCGTGACGGCCTTGAGGAACACTCTTGAAGGTCGCTACCCTGATAAAAGCCTGGCTCTGGGAGGCACCTTTGTCATCCAGAAAGGGAAAGCTAAAATCCACATCATG CCAAGAGAGTTCTCAGCCTGCCCCCTCAACACCAATGATGATGTGAACAACTGGCTCAAACACTTTGAGGTCAGCGCCCCGCTCATCTGCCAGTCGGTGCTGGTCTCCAGAGATCCA GGTTTGGACCTGCGCGTGGAGCACACCCACTGCTTCAGCCACCACGGAGAGGGGGGCCACTACTACATAGACACCACACCGGACACGGTGGAGTACCTGGGCTACTTCATGCCTGCAGAGTTTGTGTACCGCATCGACAGGCCCAAAGAGACCCACGCAGTCGGACGAGATtga
- the akap10 gene encoding A-kinase anchor protein 10, mitochondrial encodes MSFFKRKAKSKEPERVTDAKVNRAPASPHSPSLGLRNHHAIQEAAGPSHVAINAISANMDSFARGRTAILKKQPSHMEAAHFGDLGHSSVNYQPQETRSRLSKTVDHVLRDHVAIPHYMHFMELRGADHLVRFWLEAESFRSTSWSRVRAHSLNSVKHSSLAEPVPASSGGSELQELVQYTPNALAQDSSSQGPTVPSERRDSSSAEAGLRPGTPRAETPSRQAPSRTGTPYKVQPNSSLRDLSDKLMKGIEKDAVTIFTKYISPDAVRPIPITEQIRNDIVAKICGEDGMVDPNCFVIAQSVVFTILEQQHFSEFLRSHHFCKYQIEVLTSGSVFLADILFCESALFYFSEYMEKEEAMNVLQFWLAADNFQNQLAAKKGQYDGQEAQNDAMILYDKYFSLQATNPLGFGDSVRMEIESNICREGGPLPDCFTTPLRQAWTTMEKVYMPGFLSSNLYYKYLSDLINSVRADEFVNVSTPGHGGPADNDRTGSNASEGSQTQQGARKAAIKILKNFDEAITVDVANLDPESLYQRPYAGKMTFGKVNELGQFIREAEPEPDVKKSKGSMFSQAMKKWVQGNSDEAQEEMAWQIAKMIVNDVVHQSNHDSPGKATKL; translated from the exons ATGTCGTTTTTCaagaggaaag CCAAAAGCAAAGAACCTGAGAGAGTGACTGATGCGAAAGTCAATAGAG CTCCAGCCAGCCCTCACTCTCCATCACTAGGACTGAGGAACCACCATGCAATCCAGGAAGCTGCCGGGCCCAGCCATGTTGCCATCAACGCCATCTCCGCCAACATGGACTCGTTTGCCCGCGGTCGCACCGCCATCCTCAAGAAGCAGCCGAGCCACATGGAGGCTGCACACTTTGGAGATCTTG GTCATTCTAGTGTGAACTATCAGCCCCAAGAGACCCGCTCTCGGCTGTCCAAGACGGTAGACCACGTTCTTCGGGACCACGTCGCGATACCCCACTATATGCATTTCATGGAACTACGGGGCGCTGACCACCTGGTTCGGTTCTGGCTGGAGGCTGAGAGTTTCCGCTCAACCAGCTGGTCGCGGGTCAGAGCGCACAGCCTAAACTCTGTCAAACACAGCTCGTTGGCCGAGCCCGTCCCCGCCTCCTCAGGCGGCTCAGAGCTCCAGGAGCTTGTCCAATACACTCCGAATGCCCTCGCCCAGGACAGTAGCAGTCAAGGCCCTACAGTGCCGTCAGAGCGGCGGGACTCCTCCAGCGCAGAAGCAGGCCTGAGACCCGGCACCCCTCGAGCAGAAACACCAAGCAGGCAGGCGCCCTCCAGGACGGGGACGCCCTACAAggtgcagccaaacagcagcctgCGAGACCTCTCTGACAAACTCATGAAAG gtatAGAGAAAGATGCAGTTACCATCTTCACCAAGTACATCTCTCCAGACGCTGTGAGGCCCATCCCCATCACAGAACAGATCAGAAACGACATAGTTG CTAAGATATGTGGCGAGGATGGCATGGTGGACCCAAACTGCTTTGTCATTGCACAGTCGGTAGTCTTCACCATCTTGGAGCAACA GCACTTTAGTGAATTCCTGCGGAGCCATCATTTCTGTAAATACCAGATTGAAGTGTTGACTAGTGGCTCTGTGTTCCTGGCTGACATCTTGTTCTGTGAGTCAGCTCTCTTCTACTTCTCTGAG tacaTGGAAAAGGAGGAGGCGATGAATGTACTGCAGTTCTGGCTGGCGGCGGACAACTTCCAGAACCAGCTAGCAGCTAAAAAGGGCCAGTATGACGGCCAGGAGGCTCAGAATGATGCCATGATCCTCTATGACAA GTATTTCTCACTCCAGGCCACCAACCCTCTGGGCTTTGGCGACTCTGTGCGGATGGAGATAGAGTCGAATATCTGCCGTGAGGGAGGGCCGCTCCCCGACTGTTTCACCACTCCACTCAGACAGGCCTGGACGACCATGGAGAAG GTCTACATGCCAGGCTTCCTGTCTAGCAACCTTTACTACAAATACCTGAGTGACCTCATCAACTCAGTGCGGGCAGACGAGTTTGTGAATGTCAGCACTCCAGGTCATGGCGGGCCCGCGGACAACGACCGTACAGGTTCAAATGCCAGCGAGGGCTCTCAGACTCAG CAAGGTGCCAGAAAGGCAGCGATCAAGATCCTGAAAAACTTTGACGAGGCGATCACGGTGGACGTTGCCAACTTGGACCCAGAGTCTTTGTACCAGCGGCCATATGCTGG AAAGATGACGTTTGGGAAGGTGAATGAGTTGGGCCAGTTTATCAGGGAGGCAGAGCCAGAGCCGGACGTGAAGAAATCCAAAG GTTCCATGTTTTCTCAAGCCATGAAGAAATGGGTCCAAGGCAACTCGGATGAG GCTCAGGAGGAGATGGCATGGCAGATTGCCAAGATGATTGTCAATGACGTCGTCCACCAGTCCAACCACGACAGCCCCGGCAAGGCCACCAAG TTATGA